One genomic segment of Erythrolamprus reginae isolate rEryReg1 chromosome 2, rEryReg1.hap1, whole genome shotgun sequence includes these proteins:
- the USF3 gene encoding basic helix-loop-helix domain-containing protein USF3 isoform X3, producing MVPSVGLQLLSPPCTPSILLSQTMPEMTEKAPLKKQHRKKNRETHNAVERHRKKKINAGINRIGELIPCSPALKQSKNMILDQAYKYITEMKKQNDELLLNGGNNEQAEEIKKLRKQLDELQKENGRYIALLKANDICLYDDPTIHWKGNLKNSNVSIVIPNDQIQKKKENLKNTNISVVIPNDQLQKNIVVYSNGSQFGGSNQGASVQGITFNIGHNLQKQTANVVPVQRTCNTPATISSIYSTAIKSGIQTSVSSLVSGQPNTDKKTLEQSTSENKQGTSACTSAAGSLNTSQLVRLQSGKQISSQDESKQGSLKLIEKTSILTSSLSSSIDVLHCQQANIPTEVGSRSGSLGSCVTSAADQTCAGSVGGKTSTEKVFKSLDGRTPEGPATAVEKWPFPSSSGVGIPETKSIGNLMRIASAGNTQTTWTTLQLAGSTVQPLNHTPSNIMTALLNEPINGAGIIASTPNKILANAAGLNNPLIPDEHPVDQLVVNLPSHPSLPIQQLISKTQTRAQMGSSLLPVNPAMQVIQVSQPMTSPINTSPVNQNIVILQPPNANSCPPVLRTELPNQTVSQQIVIIQTANPNPLSFFSTPPVVKMPVNGINTGNLIQSASGPHMFGGKHLAHILPRPSSSTSSCMTQTFSVSMSNQKLPQTISLNGQLFALKPMKSCSGDSDQTPMQIIQPTTGEDPNTNIALNAFGALANLNQSISQMAGQSCQQVSGNPSTNPKILSSQTTPGLPTMTIPSSSAAESSRLTCTSSSLDISNPKAVGLGSKWSNKNSGAKKTPVASNNLACQVDPDKECKKMDGNVTTASEHSGSDILLENVPVVLQCLAVPQEICRISSNDIHTSDSHPKDRLRTEQNMESTLTPDLNAAAVPRPLSLESSLLGQFEVVPAISTDGASSPLQICKSQTNSTTNSKLSELSKCISTSSLLPSSSDSPVTISHIPETSVSNRETDTENVPRTEVSEICRMEQNCSIVMQASDLLEEQGLTKIFSEFNKVGDVQKSFSVQVEHPSFCTQSTKSNISSNDNLGRKEEELLLINAEEENLTRSNSCTSDQEAITANRQVDSPMSTSSGSSCGFSVASMLPDTCRENVSNSTLVNTHSTCTFSEQTDIVALAARAIFDQETLAKNTGTVSGTSISKGSKVTSLGRDQPFKTHPVKNTSQMETGPNNFSTQNSMQINIELSAEKSCSVRLEMTDTALQIPTPQPSSTSSLSVNNLIHPTCIIHPPVSCSGVPSSSDQTTVSVSGTSSVPANSYMTQSPGHSPRLMAEYPSEQLSALQTTTMQGPQICESHLKQQRPSRKESAKRSVQDDHMLSTSKRQKHCQTAPLQLEDMALLNQTAGDIEGQNQIRVNQIPPNSSNLAVSVSSQGHANGHSRLFQASNFVSPTLRQVEVQCNSHPPILDQAGQHLQPIQHAVSQGMAHLQANHSYIKPQQQQAGQLRERHQLYQLQHYISPAESSLHPQTHIAHQQRILHQEAQLQKKRSLIQATQPTTLSLQQKHHGNDPSRSKSSQPHPHHSQIQQLQQHYPSSQPEKNCENSALSRTHSHPRSHPSQDILHQQSSDVGSRQPGSGVPSEHVSGHSQMHRMLTSRALEQQIVSQPSIVSRPDVPCLPHRQERNRVSSYSAEALIGKSSSNSEHRLGVSMQSFKVSDHLEMRNYADVSRNKELVIHNTQSRVSVDHPLGSDIQRLSDCQTFKVNAINQQPTGNFDVQSSRSNEISNSLRGMQTQSFRLAQNAGPPIDRQKRLSYQPVQSISTGNPLPPRRDNENTCHQGFMQSLLIPHLGDQANGNQRPISEHQRNPQCASSSNVDYNCAPARESIHIRREGDDQNRESCDMSLGTINGRNNALTIPFSSSGEIQGRNSSPNISIQKSNSMRITESHGTKGHINASVSNNVHGATRPLHYAPVSRGNADQVPQSVRQTNSSATDRSRHPLQDNSGSKIRPSERNRSANQRHGNVFEPSLPQLPLSTGGGMILGRQQPTLEKRGSIVRFMPEGPHVSHDSTASDHTLSQNFGFPFIPESGMNPPVNANTSFIPPVTQPNATRTAALIPVDPQNTLPSFYPPYSPAHPSLSNDISIPYFSNQMFSNPSTEKPNGGGLNNRFGSILSPPRPVGFAQPSFPLLTDMPPMHVANSSHLSNFNLTSLFPEIATALPSDGSAISPLLSIANTSGSDSLKQSSNRPAHNISHILGHDCSSAV from the exons ATTCTTTTGTCTCAAACTATGCCAGAGATGACAGAGAAAGCTCCTCTTAAGAAGCAGCACCG gaagaaaaacCGAGAGACTCATAATGCAG TGGAGAGGCATCGAAAGAAGAAAATCAATGCTGGTATAAACCGAATTGGTGAGCTTATTCCATGTTCCCCTGCACTGAAACAG AGTAAGAACATGATTCTGGATCAagcatacaaatatataacaGAAATGAAAAAGCAAAATGATGAACTCCTGTTGAATGGAGGAAACAATGAACAAG ctgaagaaataaaaaaactcCGGAAGCAATTGGATGAACTCCAGAAAGAAAATGGGCGCTACATAGCCTTGTTGAAAGCTAATGACATTTGCCTTTATGATGATCCTACCATCCATTGGAAAGGAAACCTTAAAAATTCAAATGTTTCTATTGTAATTCCAAATGATCAGatacaaaagaagaaagaaaacttgaaaaatacaaacatttctgttgttatcCCCAATGATCAACTGCAAAagaatattgttgtatattccaATGGCAGCCAGTTTGGTGGAAGCAACCAAGGGGCATCTGTCCAAGGAATAACTTTTAATATAGGACATAATTTACAGAAACAGACAGCTAATGTTGTTCCTGTCCAGAGGACTTGCAACACTCCTGCAACCATTTCTAGTATTTATTCAACAGCAATCAAATCAGGTATTCAAACTTCAGTTTCATCATTAGTATCAGGCCAACCAAATACAGATAAAAAAACTCTTGAGCAATCTACCTCTGAGAACAAGCAAGGCACGTCTGCTTGTACTAGTGCTGCCGGTTCCCTGAACACCTCGCAGCTAGTAAGACTGCAGAGTGGAAAACAGATTTCATCACAAGATGAGAGTAAACAAGGGAGTTTGAAGCTGATCGAGAAAACAAGTATACTAACCTCCAGCCTTTCTTCCAGTATAGATGTGCTTCATTGTCAACAAGCAAATATACCAACAGAAGTGGGCTCAAGAAGTGGGTCCCTAGGAAGCTGTGTAACGTCTGCAGCTGACCAGACCTGTGCTGGATCTGTTGGTGGAAAGACATCAACAGAAAAGGTCTTCAAAAGCCTAGATGGTAGAACTCCAGAAGGACCTGCTACTGCTGTAGAGAAATGGCCTTTTCCCAGTTCTTCAGGTGTTGGCATTCCAGAGACAAAAAGCATTGGTAATCTTATGAGAATTGCTTCAGCTGGAAATACCCAAACCACCTGGACTACATTGCAGCTAGCTGGAAGCACTGTTCAGCCTCTGAATCATACACCATCCAACATAATGACAGCCCTTCTAAATGAGCCAATTAATGGTGCTGGTATTATAGCTTCCACTCCAAACAAGATTCTGGCCAATGCTGCTGGTTTAAATAACCCTCTAATTCCAGATGAACACCCAGTTGACCAATTGGTTGTTAACTTGCCTTCCCATCCATCTTTACCTATTCAGCAGCTAATTAGTAAGACACAGACTAGAGCGCAAATGGGAAGCAGCCTCCTTCCCGTGAACCCAGCCATGCAAGTGATTCAAGTATCTCAGCCAATGACCTCCCCTATCAATACATCCCCTGTTAATCAGAACATTGTAATTCTCCAGCCTCCTAACGCCAATTCCTGTCCTCCAGTGCTGAGAACTGAACTTCCAAATCAGACCGTTAGCCAACAGATTGTAATAATACAAACTGCTAATCCAaatcccctctcttttttctcaacACCACCAGTTGTTAAAATGCCTGTGAATGGAATAAATACTGGCAATCTTATACAAAGTGCCTCTGGCCCTCATATGTTTGGTGGGAAACATCTTGCTCATATTTTACCAAGGCCCTCCTCTTCAACATCATCTTGCATGACACAAACATTTTCTGTTTCAATGTCTAACCAAAAGCTTCCACAGACTATTTCTTTAAATGGACAGTTGTTTGCATTAAAGCCTATGAAATCCTGTTCTGGAGATTCTGATCAAACCCCTATGCAAATTATTCAGCCTACCACTGGTGAAGATCCAAATACCAACATTGCCCTCAATGCATTTGGTGCTTTAGCTAACCTCAATCAAAGCATATCACAGATGGCTGGCCAAAGCTGTCAACAAGTGTCTGGCAATCCATCTACCAACCCCAAAATTCTTAGTAGCCAAACCACACCCGGTTTGCCAACAATGACAATACCTTCCTCTTCAGCTGCTGAGAGTTCTAGATTAACCTGTACTTCATCTTCACTAGACATTTCCAACCCCAAAGCTGTTGGTTTGGGTTCAAAATGGTCTAATAAAAATTCAGGTGCTAAGAAAACTCCAGTCGCCAGCAACAACCTGGCGTGTCAAGTAGATCCTGACAAAGAATgcaaaaaaatggatggaaatgtGACAACTGCATCTGAACATTCAGGAAGTGACATATTGCTTGAAAATGTGCCTGTTGTTTTGCAGTGCTTAGCTGTACCACAAGAAATCTGTAGAATATCATCAAATGACATACATACTTCTGATTCTCATCCCAAAGATAGACTGAGAACTGAACAGAACATGGAATCTACTCTGACGCCTGATCTGAATGCAGCTGCAGTTCCTAGACCTTTGTCCCTTGAATCATCCTTATTGGGTCAATTTGAGGTAGTTCCTGCAATTTCAACAGATGGTGCTTCTTCACCTCTTCAGATATGTAAATCTCAAACCAACTCAACAACAAATTCTAAGTTATCAGAACTATCCAAATGTATATCTACCAGTTCTTTACTACCCTCTTCTTCAGATTCTCCAGTGACGATTTCTCACATTCCTGAGACATCAGTGTCAAATAGAGAAACCGATACGGAGAATGTTCCCAGAACAGAAGTCTCGGAGATCTGCAGGATGGAACAGAATTGTTCCATCGTAATGCAGGCCTCAGATTTATTGGAAGAACAAGGCCTAACCAAAATATTCTCAGAGTTTAACAAAGTAGGTGATGTACAAAAATCCTTTTCAGTCCAAGTAGAGCACCCCAGTTTCTGCACCCAAAGCACAAAATCAAATATCAGCTCAAATGATaatttgggaaggaaagaagaagaactcTTGCTGATAAATGCTGAAGAAGAAAACCTCACACGGTCTAATTCTTGCACCTCTGACCAGGAAGCTATCACTGCTAATAGGCAAGTAGACTCCCCCATGTCGACTAGTTCAGGTAGCAGTTGTGGCTTTTCTGTTGCATCCATGTTGCCAGATACATGTAGGGAAAATGTTTCCAACAGCACTTTGGTGAACACACATAGCACCTGCACATTTTCAGAGCAAACAGATATTGTAGCGCTGGCTGCAAGGGCAATTTTTGACCAGGAGACTCTTGCAAAAAATACAGGGACAGTGTCAGGAACCTCCATTTCCAAGGGTAGTAAAGTAACATCTCTTGGAAGAGACCAACCATTCAAAACCCATCCAGTTAAAAACACTAGTCAAATGGAAACGGGGCCAAACAATTTCAGTACCCAGAATTCAATGCAAATAAACATTGAGTTGTCTGCAGAGAAAAGTTGTTCTGTTAGACTGGAAATGACTGATACAGCTTTGCAGATTCCAACTCCACAACCCTCAAGTACCTCCAGCTTGAGTGTGAATAATCTCATACATCCAACATGCATTATACATCCTCCAGTAAGCTGCTCAGGTGTACCATCATCTTCAGATCAAACAACTGTTTCTGTATCTGGGACTTCATCTGTCCCTGCTAATTCATATATGACTCAGTCTCCAGGACATTCTCCAAGGTTGATGGCAGAGTATCCTTCAGAACAGTTATCTGCTCTTCAGACTACCACAATGCAAGGTCCACAGATATGTGAATCACATTTAAAGCAGCAAAGACCAAGCCGCAAAGAATCAGCAAAGCGTTCTGTTCAAGATGATCACATGCTTTCTACATCAAAGAGGCAGAAACATTGCCAGACAGCACCTCTGCAGCTTGAAGACATGGCTCTGTTGAATCAAACAGCTGGTGATATTGAGGGTCAAAATCAAATTCGTGTGAATCAGATCCCCCCCAACTCATCTAATCTTGCAGTATCAGTGAGTAGTCAAGGACACGCCAATGGCCACAGCAGGTTATTTCAAGCCAGCAATTTTGTGTCACCTACTTTGAGGCAAGTTGAAGTTCAATGTAATTCTCATCCACCTATTCTTGATCAAGCAGGACAGCATCTGCAACCTATCCAACATGCTGTCTCTCAGGGTATGGCTCATCTTCAGGCTAATCACTCATATATAAAACCACAGCAACAGCAGGCTGGACAGCTAAGAGAAAGGCATCAATTGTATCAACTTCAGCATTACATTTCTCCTGCAGAAAGTTCTTTACACCCTCAAACCCATATTGCCCATCAGCAAAGAATATTGCATCAAGAGGCACAGTTGCAGAAAAAGAGAAGTCTCATTCAAGCCACTCAGCCCACTACACTTAGTTTACAGCAGAAGCATCATGGAAATGACCCATCACGGTCAAAGAGTAGCCAGCCACACCCCCATCATTCCCAGATTCAACAATTGCAGCAGCATTACCCTTCTTCCCAGCCTGAGAAGAATTGTGAGAATTCTGCTTTGAGTAGAACTCATAGCCACCCACGGAGCCATCCAAGTCAGGATATTCTGCATCAGCAGTCATCAGATGTGGGCAGCAGACAACCGGGTTCTGGAGTTCCTTCTGAACATGTCTCGGGACATAGTCAGATGCATAGAATGTTGACCTCTAGGGCTTTGGAGCAGCAGATAGTGTCTCAACCTAGTATTGTCTCTAGACCAGATGTTCCCTGTCTCCCTCATaggcaagaaagaaatagagttagCAGTTACTCTGCAGAGGCACTTATTGGGAAGTCTTCATCTAATTCAGAACACAGGCTAGGAGTATCCATGCAGAGCTTCAAAGTTTCAGATCACCTTGAAATGAGAAACTATGCTGATGTATCTAGGAATAAAGAACTAGTAATCCATAATACACAAAGTCGTGTATCTGTTGATCATCCACTTGGATCAGACATTCAGAGGCTTTCTGACTGTCAGACCTTCAAGGTGAATGCCATTAATCAACAGCCTACAGGTAATTTTGATGTGCAGTCTTCAAGAAGTAATGAAATAAGTAACTCTCTCAGGGGTATGCAGACACAGAGTTTTCGACTTGCCCAAAATGCTGGACCACCAATAGACAGACAAAAGAGATTGTCTTACCAACCAGTTCAAAGCATTTCAACAGGAAATCCTCTCCCTCCCCGAAGAGACAATGAGAATACATGCCACCAAGGTTTCATGCAAAGTTTACTTATTCCTCATCTTGGAGATCAAGCTAATGGAAACCAAAGACCAATTTCAGAGCATCAGAGAAATCCACAGTGTGCCAGTTCCTCAAATGTTGATTATAATTGTGCCCCAGCAAGAGAAAGTATTCATATTAGGAGAGAAGGTGATGATCAGAACAGAGAAAGTTGTGATATGTCTCTTGGTACTATTAACGGTAGGAACAATGCTTTAACTATTCCCTTCTCAAGTTCTGGAGAGATTCAGGGCCGTAACTCAAGTCCCAATATTTCTATTCAAAAATCTAATTCCATGAGAATAACGGAGAGCCATGGAACAAAAGGTCACATAAATGCCTCAGTTTCTAACAATGTACATGGAGCTACACGTCCTCTTCACTATGCACCAGTCTCTCGTGGGAATGCTGACCAGGTTCCTCAATCTGTTCGTCAAACCAATTCTTCAGCCACTGATCGATCAAGACATCCTTTACAGGATAACAGTGGCTCTAAAATTCGCCCATCTGAAAGGAATCGTTCTGCAAATCAGAGGCATGGGAATGTGTTTGAACCTTCTCTTCCCCAGCTCCCTTTATCCACTGGCGGAGGAATGATCCTTGGACGACAGCAACCTACCCTTGAAAAAAGGGGCAGCATTGTACGATTCATGCCTGAAGGGCCACACGTTTCTCATGACAGTACAGCTTCGGATCACACTCTGTCTCAAAATTTTGGATTCCCTTTTATCCCAGAAAGTGGAATGAATCCCCCTGTAAATGCGAACACTTCATTTATTCCACCAGTAACTCAACCCAATGCTACCCGAACAGCAGCCCTGATTCCAGTTGACCCTCAGAATACATTGCCGTCTTTCTATCCACCATATTCCCCTGCACATCCTTCCCTGTCTAATGACATTTCAATTCCTTATTTTTCTAACCAAATGTTTTCTAATCCAAGTACAGAGAAGCCAAATGGTGGAGGTTTAAACAATCGGTTTGGTTCAATTTTGTCACCTCCCAGACCAGTTGGTTTTGCTCAGCCAAGTTTTCCCCTTTTGACTGATATGCCTCCAATGCATGTGGCCAAttcatcacacttgtccaatttTAATTTGACTTCTTTATTCCCAGAAATAGCTACAGCTCTTCCTTCAGATGGTTCAGCAATCTCACCACTGCTCTCAATAGCAAATACTTCTGGTTCTGACTCTTTGAAACAATCATCAAATAGGCCTGCCCATAATATAAGCCATATTCTAGGTCATGACTGCAGTTcagctgtgtaa